From Oryza sativa Japonica Group chromosome 4, ASM3414082v1, one genomic window encodes:
- the LOC9270267 gene encoding transcription factor TGAL6: protein MELYPGYLEDHFNIHKLSISSASPPEYMTSASTQFAAPVRMGAYDRPPPVGMWSHEQFKVDNGQATSASTIMEAEMKFENRLEEIPQVVLEEGRNVDQEASKPPDKVLRRLAQNREAARKSRLRKKAYIQQLETSRLKLAQLEQELQRARQQAVYANGSLREPNLGFTGPIDPGALGFEIKYSHWVDEQNRNTGELRNALLQGQTTDQDLELKLLVEAGLDNYNRLFEMKEEAANSDVFYIMSGMWKTPTERFFLWIGGFRPSEVLKNLRPQLEPLTDKQVVEVGGLQQTSMQVEDALSQGMDKLKQTIADSLTAADPFDSPEAYMVHMANAVEQLRSLVQFVTQADHLRQQTLQEMHRILTTRQAARGLLALGDYFQRFRALSSLWAARPRDSGIS, encoded by the exons ATGGAGCTTTACCCTGGCTATCTTGAAGACCATTTTAACATCCACAAGCTTAG TATCAGCAGCGCCTCTCCTCCGGAGTACATGACCTCGGCGTCGACGCAGTTCGCGGCACCGGTCAGAATGGGGGCGTACGACCGGCCTCCGCCAGTTGGCATGTGGAGTCACGAGCAGTTCAAGGTTGACAACGGCCAGGCCACGAGTGCATCCACGATCATGGAGGCAGAGATGAAATTTGAGAATAGG CTAGAAGAAATTCCCCAAGTAGTTCTGGAGGAAGGGAGAAATGTTGATCAGGAGGCAAGCAAGCCGCCAGACAAG GTCCTCAGAAGACTTGCACAAAACAGAGAGGCTGCACGGAAAAGCCGCCTGCGGAAAAAG GCTTATATCCAACAGCTGGAGACAAGCCGGTTGAAACTAGCGCAGTTAGAGCAAGAGCTTCAACGGGCCAGGCAGCAG GCTGTGTATGCAAATGGGAGCCTTCGAGAACCAAATCTTGGATTTACAGGACCGATCGATCCAG GTGCCTTAGGTTTTGAGATTAAGTACAGCCATTGGGTGGACGAGCAGAATCGCAACACTGGTGAGCTGAGGAATGCGCTGCTGCAGGGGCAGACGACGGACCAGGACCTGGAGCTCAAGTTGCTCGTCGAGGCTGGGCTCGACAACTACAACCGCCTCTTCGAGATGAAAGAGGAAGCCGCCAACTCCGACGTGTTCTACATCATGTCGGGCATGTGGAAGACCCCCACCGAGCGGTTCTTCCTGTGGATCGGTGGGTTCCGGCCATCGGAGGTTCTCAAG AATTTGAGACCGCAGCTGGAGCCTCTGACGGACAAGCAGGTCGTGGAAGTGGGCGGCCTGCAGCAAACCTCGATGCAGGTCGAGGACGCCCTCTCGCAGGGCATGGACAAGCTGAAGCAGACGATCGCGGACTCCCTGACGGCGGCCGACCCGTTCGACTCCCCCGAGGCCTACATGGTGCACATGGCCAACGCCGTGGAGCAGCTCAGATCCCTCGTCCAGTTCGTTACCCAG GCAGATCATCTCCGGCAGCAGACGCTGCAGGAGATGCACAGGATCCTGACGACGCGGCAGGCGGCGAGGGGGCTCCTCGCGCTGGG
- the LOC9270267 gene encoding transcription factor TGAL6 isoform X1 yields MTSASTQFAAPVRMGAYDRPPPVGMWSHEQFKVDNGQATSASTIMEAEMKFENRLEEIPQVVLEEGRNVDQEASKPPDKVLRRLAQNREAARKSRLRKKAYIQQLETSRLKLAQLEQELQRARQQAVYANGSLREPNLGFTGPIDPGALGFEIKYSHWVDEQNRNTGELRNALLQGQTTDQDLELKLLVEAGLDNYNRLFEMKEEAANSDVFYIMSGMWKTPTERFFLWIGGFRPSEVLKNLRPQLEPLTDKQVVEVGGLQQTSMQVEDALSQGMDKLKQTIADSLTAADPFDSPEAYMVHMANAVEQLRSLVQFVTQADHLRQQTLQEMHRILTTRQAARGLLALGDYFQRFRALSSLWAARPRDSGIS; encoded by the exons ATGACCTCGGCGTCGACGCAGTTCGCGGCACCGGTCAGAATGGGGGCGTACGACCGGCCTCCGCCAGTTGGCATGTGGAGTCACGAGCAGTTCAAGGTTGACAACGGCCAGGCCACGAGTGCATCCACGATCATGGAGGCAGAGATGAAATTTGAGAATAGG CTAGAAGAAATTCCCCAAGTAGTTCTGGAGGAAGGGAGAAATGTTGATCAGGAGGCAAGCAAGCCGCCAGACAAG GTCCTCAGAAGACTTGCACAAAACAGAGAGGCTGCACGGAAAAGCCGCCTGCGGAAAAAG GCTTATATCCAACAGCTGGAGACAAGCCGGTTGAAACTAGCGCAGTTAGAGCAAGAGCTTCAACGGGCCAGGCAGCAG GCTGTGTATGCAAATGGGAGCCTTCGAGAACCAAATCTTGGATTTACAGGACCGATCGATCCAG GTGCCTTAGGTTTTGAGATTAAGTACAGCCATTGGGTGGACGAGCAGAATCGCAACACTGGTGAGCTGAGGAATGCGCTGCTGCAGGGGCAGACGACGGACCAGGACCTGGAGCTCAAGTTGCTCGTCGAGGCTGGGCTCGACAACTACAACCGCCTCTTCGAGATGAAAGAGGAAGCCGCCAACTCCGACGTGTTCTACATCATGTCGGGCATGTGGAAGACCCCCACCGAGCGGTTCTTCCTGTGGATCGGTGGGTTCCGGCCATCGGAGGTTCTCAAG AATTTGAGACCGCAGCTGGAGCCTCTGACGGACAAGCAGGTCGTGGAAGTGGGCGGCCTGCAGCAAACCTCGATGCAGGTCGAGGACGCCCTCTCGCAGGGCATGGACAAGCTGAAGCAGACGATCGCGGACTCCCTGACGGCGGCCGACCCGTTCGACTCCCCCGAGGCCTACATGGTGCACATGGCCAACGCCGTGGAGCAGCTCAGATCCCTCGTCCAGTTCGTTACCCAG GCAGATCATCTCCGGCAGCAGACGCTGCAGGAGATGCACAGGATCCTGACGACGCGGCAGGCGGCGAGGGGGCTCCTCGCGCTGGG